In Mucilaginibacter celer, one DNA window encodes the following:
- a CDS encoding TetR/AcrR family transcriptional regulator, whose product MKATAPISTKKRSPDSQVKQDGMRRKIFEATLNICLREGWEAVSMRRIAQVIDAAAPLIYQYFLNKEALRAELTKTGFRRLLFSMRSVPNPALPPERQYLAMWLAYWDFAKENQPLYQLMLGVALDTNSVESYPEEINPVLRLVSTFTGNQPADRYIDEDSIIRNAYAAWAFIHGLVTLRITRNPLTEKEYLLIITEHIGLISGTGVLTDNRDPATPAYQHIN is encoded by the coding sequence ATGAAAGCAACAGCCCCGATATCGACGAAGAAAAGAAGCCCGGACAGCCAGGTTAAGCAGGACGGGATGCGGAGAAAGATCTTCGAAGCGACCCTGAACATCTGCCTCCGGGAAGGCTGGGAAGCGGTGAGTATGCGCAGGATCGCACAGGTCATCGATGCAGCGGCTCCGCTGATCTACCAGTATTTTTTGAACAAAGAAGCGCTGCGGGCCGAATTAACGAAAACAGGTTTTCGCAGGTTGCTGTTCAGCATGCGTTCCGTACCGAATCCCGCTTTACCCCCGGAGCGGCAATATCTTGCCATGTGGCTGGCCTACTGGGATTTTGCCAAAGAGAACCAGCCATTATACCAGCTTATGCTGGGTGTTGCGCTTGATACCAACTCTGTTGAATCTTATCCTGAAGAAATCAACCCGGTCCTGAGATTGGTCAGCACTTTTACCGGAAACCAGCCGGCGGACCGGTATATAGACGAGGATAGCATCATCCGGAACGCGTACGCCGCCTGGGCCTTTATCCATGGCCTGGTGACACTACGCATTACCAGGAACCCACTTACTGAAAAAGAATACCTGCTGATCATCACGGAGCACATTGGCCTGATCTCCGGCACAGGCGTTTTGACGGATAATCGGGATCCGGCTACACCGGCATATCAACATATCAATTAA
- a CDS encoding D-2-hydroxyacid dehydrogenase family protein, with translation MKPQIAVLDDYQQVAFQSADWSAVRENAEVTVFSDHISDPDELVNRLAPFEVLCVMRERTPLPEHVLKRLPKLRLIISTGTRNASIDTKAAAELGISVSHTGYVESGAPELTWALLMALLRHIPAESRNFREGGWQTTVGIDLKGKTLGIVGLGRIGAKMARFAKAFEMKVIAWSENLTEEKAHRAGAELVSKERLFKEADIVTLHLVLSERSRHTVAEPELKLMKPSAFLVNTSRGPLVDEKALLAVLQSGAIAGAALDVFDTEPLPSDHPFRSLPNVLATSHIGYVTEETYKVFYQDTVKAIQDWLGDQK, from the coding sequence ATGAAACCTCAGATCGCCGTTTTAGATGATTATCAACAAGTTGCTTTCCAATCCGCCGACTGGTCGGCAGTCCGTGAAAATGCGGAAGTCACCGTCTTCAGTGATCATATCAGCGACCCGGACGAACTCGTTAACAGGCTGGCACCATTTGAGGTCCTGTGTGTCATGCGTGAAAGGACGCCCCTGCCGGAACACGTGTTGAAACGGCTGCCGAAACTCAGGCTGATCATTTCTACGGGCACACGCAATGCCTCTATTGACACCAAAGCTGCGGCCGAACTGGGCATCAGCGTCAGCCATACCGGCTATGTAGAAAGCGGGGCACCGGAACTGACCTGGGCATTGCTGATGGCCCTATTAAGGCACATCCCGGCAGAATCCCGCAATTTCAGGGAAGGCGGATGGCAAACCACCGTCGGCATCGACCTGAAAGGAAAAACACTGGGGATCGTCGGCCTGGGCAGGATCGGCGCTAAAATGGCCAGGTTTGCCAAAGCATTTGAAATGAAAGTGATCGCCTGGAGCGAGAACCTCACCGAGGAGAAGGCCCATCGTGCAGGAGCCGAACTGGTGTCCAAAGAAAGATTATTTAAAGAAGCCGACATCGTGACCTTACACCTGGTCTTAAGCGAGCGCTCGAGGCATACTGTTGCTGAACCGGAGCTGAAGCTGATGAAACCGTCGGCATTCCTGGTCAATACCAGCCGGGGCCCATTGGTAGATGAAAAAGCATTGTTGGCCGTATTACAGTCCGGGGCAATCGCGGGAGCGGCGCTGGACGTGTTCGACACCGAACCTTTGCCTTCCGATCACCCTTTCCGCAGTTTGCCTAATGTTTTGGCGACTTCACATATCGGGTACGTCACGGAAGAGACCTACAAAGTATTTTACCAGGATACGGTGAAGGCAATACAGGACTGGCTCGGTGATCAAAAATAA
- a CDS encoding SDR family NAD(P)-dependent oxidoreductase produces MHISNYVILINGGSTGIGLAAAELLSENNKVIILDHEQLLLEKAVRSLQNTTGILCDITVEKDVTALMETIKTQYPDLNMLINATRTNDPDMINSEADITFLQHLSDLQACYYAIVRFWELCKPVLMANQDPALVNVISNVAYRPATERKCPEDAINIALHAHTLGLRQALATSHLKVFEMLVPRHYETQADQGSATITEFQQIAAKRLLNAFSNDEFEIHLGSSSVLRDRYYRDAGLGLNALN; encoded by the coding sequence ATGCATATATCCAACTACGTTATCCTGATCAACGGGGGAAGTACCGGGATCGGACTGGCCGCCGCGGAACTGTTGTCCGAAAACAATAAGGTGATCATCCTTGACCATGAACAGCTGCTGCTGGAAAAAGCGGTCAGGTCTTTACAGAACACCACCGGTATCCTGTGCGACATTACCGTAGAAAAAGATGTAACAGCCCTTATGGAAACCATCAAAACCCAATACCCGGATCTCAATATGCTGATCAACGCAACCCGCACCAATGATCCGGACATGATTAACAGCGAAGCAGATATTACGTTCCTACAGCATCTTTCCGATCTACAGGCTTGTTACTACGCCATCGTCCGGTTCTGGGAATTATGTAAACCCGTTCTGATGGCCAATCAGGACCCGGCGCTGGTGAACGTCATTTCCAATGTCGCTTACCGGCCCGCGACGGAACGGAAATGCCCAGAAGACGCGATCAATATCGCCCTGCATGCGCATACCCTGGGTTTGCGGCAGGCGCTGGCGACAAGTCATCTCAAGGTATTTGAAATGCTGGTCCCCCGCCATTACGAGACGCAGGCGGATCAGGGCAGCGCCACCATCACCGAATTCCAGCAGATAGCGGCTAAACGGCTGCTCAATGCCTTTTCGAACGATGAATTTGAGATCCATTTAGGCAGTTCATCCGTTCTCCGTGACCGGTATTACCGCGACGCCGGGTTGGGACTAAATGCATTGAACTGA
- a CDS encoding winged helix-turn-helix transcriptional regulator, with protein sequence MENHRSFCPLNLIVEILGDRWSLLILRDMMFEGKRNFRQLLQMEENIGSSVLTDRVNGLEQAGLMTRVQDPTHKQKITYSLTEKGIDLMPMIIEAMKWSVKYEAVDREKYKPAVDLVLAGPEAQRKLAQELLQKHVGKTVEELNEV encoded by the coding sequence ATGGAAAATCACAGATCATTTTGCCCGCTGAATCTTATTGTGGAGATCCTCGGCGACAGATGGAGCCTTCTTATTCTTCGTGATATGATGTTTGAGGGCAAACGCAATTTCAGACAGTTGCTGCAGATGGAAGAAAACATCGGCTCCAGCGTGCTGACCGATCGCGTGAACGGGCTGGAACAGGCGGGGCTCATGACCAGGGTTCAGGATCCTACTCATAAGCAGAAGATCACCTATAGCCTGACCGAAAAAGGTATTGACCTGATGCCTATGATCATCGAAGCGATGAAATGGAGCGTAAAATATGAGGCTGTCGACCGTGAAAAATACAAACCTGCTGTTGACCTGGTTCTGGCCGGTCCGGAGGCGCAGCGAAAACTGGCGCAGGAGCTGCTGCAGAAGCACGTTGGCAAGACGGTTGAAGAGCTGAATGAAGTATAA
- a CDS encoding winged helix-turn-helix transcriptional regulator: MENYRSFSPVNLAVEALGDKWSLLILRDMIFEGKRYFRELLVSEEKIVSSTLASRLATLEKDGLIMKQADPASKQKTRYSLTQKSVDLLPFIVESIAWSLRYEPVDTRRYQPAVEIALDNDAYEQLRRQLIAGHLAG, encoded by the coding sequence ATGGAAAATTACAGGTCATTTTCTCCGGTTAACCTCGCTGTCGAGGCCCTTGGAGATAAGTGGAGCCTGCTGATATTGAGAGACATGATATTTGAGGGTAAACGGTATTTCCGCGAGCTGCTCGTTTCAGAAGAAAAAATAGTTTCCAGTACACTGGCCAGCAGGCTGGCGACGCTGGAAAAAGACGGTCTCATCATGAAGCAGGCTGATCCCGCGTCAAAACAGAAAACCAGGTACAGTCTGACTCAAAAAAGCGTCGATCTGCTGCCGTTCATTGTTGAATCCATCGCATGGAGCTTAAGATACGAACCCGTGGATACCAGGCGGTACCAGCCGGCAGTCGAAATTGCGCTCGATAACGATGCCTATGAGCAGCTGCGCAGGCAACTGATCGCCGGCCATCTTGCGGGCTGA
- a CDS encoding class I SAM-dependent methyltransferase: MKDDVTTFKGSVPQNYEDYLGPFLFEDFAKDLAGRVSGEKVQQVLELASGTGRLTRHLLEQLPASAQITASDLNPDMLEIARSKVSGPNLSLQTADMLNIPFPDESFDLVVCQFGIMLVPGQEKALQEIYRVLKKGGKLVYSVWGDLDQNGIWKIGAETIRSFLGIDPIRQNPGPFSMQHDAEVLDLMKNTGFTNNQVDSVRVTGETGSAALAAKGFIHGLPVFMIIKQRDPALLPQIEAALAEELVRELGDAPLRSPLLTLVFEGTK, from the coding sequence ATGAAAGACGACGTCACCACATTCAAAGGATCGGTTCCCCAAAACTACGAGGACTACCTCGGACCGTTCCTGTTTGAAGATTTTGCAAAAGACCTGGCCGGAAGGGTAAGCGGCGAAAAAGTTCAGCAGGTACTGGAATTAGCCAGCGGAACCGGCAGGCTGACGCGGCATTTACTGGAACAATTGCCGGCCTCTGCTCAGATCACCGCGAGCGATCTCAACCCGGATATGCTGGAAATTGCCAGATCCAAAGTAAGCGGCCCCAACCTCAGCTTGCAAACGGCCGACATGCTGAATATTCCCTTTCCAGATGAGTCATTCGACCTGGTCGTCTGCCAGTTTGGGATCATGCTGGTCCCCGGCCAGGAGAAGGCTTTGCAGGAAATATACCGGGTGCTGAAAAAGGGAGGCAAACTGGTTTACAGCGTCTGGGGTGACCTGGATCAGAACGGTATCTGGAAGATAGGTGCCGAAACCATCAGATCATTCCTGGGTATCGACCCGATCAGGCAAAACCCCGGTCCGTTCTCCATGCAGCATGACGCTGAGGTATTGGACCTGATGAAAAACACCGGGTTTACGAACAACCAGGTTGACAGCGTCCGGGTAACCGGCGAGACCGGCAGCGCGGCGCTTGCGGCGAAAGGATTTATACATGGATTACCCGTTTTCATGATCATCAAACAACGCGACCCCGCGCTGCTTCCGCAGATCGAAGCAGCGCTGGCCGAAGAACTTGTCAGGGAACTCGGCGACGCGCCCCTGCGCTCTCCCTTACTTACGCTGGTGTTCGAAGGAACAAAATAA
- a CDS encoding DUF983 domain-containing protein yields the protein MNEKLLKLPVWPAFIQARCPRCRRGSMFANEMYGFHGQHMNKTCPHCDLTFEVEPGYFYVSMLLSYAFNVAEMVTLAVAISVLTGSENPWLYTAVILTAAILLSPFNFRYSRVVLLYWMTPGIRYNPDLSGPEQTSENTDEKAAG from the coding sequence ATGAATGAAAAATTGTTAAAATTACCGGTGTGGCCGGCGTTCATTCAGGCCCGGTGCCCCAGGTGCCGCCGCGGCAGCATGTTTGCCAATGAAATGTACGGTTTTCACGGACAGCATATGAATAAGACGTGTCCGCATTGCGACCTGACCTTCGAAGTCGAACCCGGCTATTTCTATGTCTCCATGCTGCTGAGCTATGCCTTCAATGTGGCTGAAATGGTTACGCTTGCCGTAGCCATCTCCGTCCTGACAGGAAGTGAAAACCCCTGGCTTTACACGGCGGTCATTTTAACCGCAGCCATCCTGCTGTCGCCTTTTAACTTCCGTTACTCGAGGGTGGTGCTGCTTTACTGGATGACACCGGGGATCAGATACAACCCTGACCTTAGCGGTCCTGAACAAACCAGCGAAAACACGGATGAAAAAGCAGCCGGTTAA
- a CDS encoding GNAT family N-acetyltransferase yields MMIEPICLEHEHWQVHPFGPRELNRHDALAREIYQLLSDQQTLRFLPGKRLRSVADAEDWLKMSILNFHCGKSYTHLITEKNSGLLTGVIDIIPPATSRKHYVLEQYPYFIEFYLRREAAGQNLMSSLLPLALKALAQQDIGQLAAVINRRNHAARKVLENSGFIYRAPFDALQDLYLAETGHDLADIRRAG; encoded by the coding sequence ATGATGATCGAACCTATCTGCCTGGAGCACGAACATTGGCAAGTCCACCCTTTCGGGCCCCGGGAACTCAACCGGCACGACGCGCTGGCCCGGGAAATTTACCAGTTGCTTTCTGATCAGCAAACCCTACGTTTCCTGCCCGGGAAAAGGCTCAGATCTGTCGCGGATGCGGAAGACTGGTTGAAAATGTCCATCCTGAATTTTCATTGCGGTAAGAGCTATACTCATTTAATTACGGAAAAAAACAGCGGCCTGCTGACGGGCGTCATCGATATTATTCCGCCGGCCACGTCCAGGAAACATTATGTGCTGGAGCAATACCCTTATTTTATAGAGTTTTACCTCAGGAGGGAAGCCGCTGGTCAAAACCTGATGAGCTCCCTTTTGCCCCTGGCTTTAAAAGCATTGGCTCAGCAGGACATCGGGCAGTTAGCCGCTGTGATCAACCGCCGGAACCATGCCGCGCGGAAAGTATTGGAAAACAGTGGTTTTATTTACCGGGCTCCTTTCGACGCTCTGCAGGATCTGTACCTGGCTGAAACAGGTCACGACCTGGCGGACATCCGCAGGGCCGGCTGA
- the lpdA gene encoding dihydrolipoyl dehydrogenase yields MENQYDIIVIGSGPGGYTGAIRAAQLGYKVAIIEKYSTLGGTCTNVGCIPAKALLDSTEHFHKAKEEFGLHGIELDNGLRLNFGQFIARKDGVVKSNTSGLNYLMKKNKIDVHTGLGSFIDNTRLRVSNGGTEIILTGKYFMIATGSKPSSIPGVTIDKKRIISSTEALSLPGQPKSMVIIGGGVIGVEMASVFARIGTEVTIIEYTDTLIPTMDRELGKALFKTLGKLGIKTLLGSKVKSADNMGEQAVVKFDDHSGKEQEITADYCLVAVGRRAYTDGLNLKAVGVETEKNGKVKVDSQLRTNVDNIYAIGDVIAGPMLAHKAEDEAVFVAEVINGQKPHINYNLIPSVVYTWPEVASVGATEEELKASGVPYSSGSFPYSASGRARAANDTDGFVKVLVSPRYGEVLGVHIFGPRAADVIAQSVVGMEYEVTAEDMYRISYAHPTYSEALKDAYLIASGQGAINI; encoded by the coding sequence ATGGAAAATCAATATGATATTATCGTGATCGGATCAGGCCCGGGCGGTTACACCGGGGCGATACGCGCGGCTCAGCTTGGCTACAAGGTGGCTATCATTGAAAAATACAGCACCTTAGGCGGAACCTGTACCAATGTGGGCTGTATCCCCGCGAAGGCGCTGCTGGACAGTACGGAACACTTTCACAAGGCCAAAGAAGAATTCGGTCTTCATGGCATCGAGCTGGACAACGGTTTACGCCTGAACTTCGGTCAGTTTATCGCACGTAAGGACGGCGTGGTGAAATCAAACACCTCCGGCTTAAATTACCTGATGAAAAAAAACAAGATCGATGTGCACACCGGGCTCGGCAGCTTTATCGATAACACCCGCCTCCGGGTGAGCAACGGAGGAACTGAGATCATACTCACCGGTAAATATTTTATGATCGCAACGGGCTCAAAACCCTCATCAATTCCCGGGGTGACCATTGATAAGAAACGCATCATTTCTTCTACGGAAGCGCTCTCCCTGCCCGGTCAGCCCAAATCGATGGTCATCATCGGCGGCGGCGTTATCGGCGTGGAAATGGCCTCGGTCTTTGCACGGATCGGTACCGAAGTCACCATTATCGAATATACCGATACCCTGATCCCGACGATGGACCGGGAACTGGGTAAAGCCCTTTTCAAAACGCTGGGCAAGCTCGGTATCAAAACACTGCTCGGCAGCAAGGTTAAATCAGCAGACAACATGGGAGAACAGGCCGTCGTCAAATTCGATGATCATTCCGGCAAAGAACAGGAGATCACCGCGGATTACTGCCTGGTGGCCGTTGGCAGGCGCGCCTATACCGATGGCCTGAACCTCAAAGCTGTCGGGGTGGAAACGGAGAAGAACGGAAAGGTAAAAGTAGATAGCCAGCTGCGGACCAATGTCGACAATATATATGCCATCGGCGACGTGATCGCAGGTCCCATGCTGGCCCATAAAGCGGAAGACGAAGCTGTATTCGTGGCGGAAGTGATCAATGGTCAAAAACCTCATATCAACTATAACCTGATCCCTTCGGTAGTGTATACCTGGCCTGAGGTCGCATCGGTCGGCGCAACAGAAGAAGAGCTGAAAGCCAGTGGCGTTCCTTATAGTTCGGGCAGTTTTCCTTACTCCGCGAGCGGCCGTGCCAGGGCAGCCAACGATACGGACGGGTTCGTGAAGGTACTCGTATCACCGCGCTACGGCGAAGTGCTGGGCGTGCATATTTTCGGCCCGAGAGCTGCGGACGTGATCGCGCAGTCCGTGGTCGGCATGGAATACGAAGTGACCGCAGAAGATATGTACCGCATCAGCTACGCCCATCCTACTTATTCGGAAGCCCTTAAGGATGCTTACCTGATCGCCTCCGGCCAGGGCGCGATCAATATTTAA
- a CDS encoding NmrA family NAD(P)-binding protein, with protein MMKNNILVTGAAGDTGTHVVSQLLKAGANVRAMVRQEDQRSDALKNSGAEIVVGDLNDFNSVSAALKGMNTAYFVYPLAPGLLEATAYFAQAAREEQLKLVVNVSQRTSLRDAPSHSAQNHWVAERMLDRSGVPVTHLQPTLFMEWLVYFAEDIRDNSRIVTPFGKAKYASISSEDIARVAAAILLDPASHAGKIYPLFGPQELTQYEVAKILSDQVGRTISYIEVEPEAFGQIVSESDSPFNRPFNIQHFIGIAYMFRSGRLEGMNNNVEEITGTKPRSFAEFISERPGLFG; from the coding sequence ATGATGAAAAACAATATTTTGGTCACCGGTGCCGCAGGCGACACGGGGACCCATGTGGTCAGCCAGTTATTAAAAGCGGGCGCTAACGTCCGGGCAATGGTCAGGCAGGAGGACCAGCGTTCCGATGCCTTGAAAAATTCCGGCGCGGAGATTGTCGTTGGCGACCTCAATGACTTTAATTCGGTGAGCGCTGCATTAAAAGGCATGAACACCGCTTATTTTGTGTATCCTCTTGCCCCGGGGCTTTTGGAAGCGACCGCTTATTTTGCCCAGGCGGCCAGGGAAGAACAGCTGAAGCTGGTCGTCAACGTTTCGCAACGGACTTCGCTTCGGGACGCGCCAAGCCATTCGGCGCAAAACCACTGGGTCGCGGAAAGAATGCTGGACAGGTCCGGTGTCCCGGTGACCCATTTGCAACCGACCCTTTTTATGGAATGGCTGGTCTATTTTGCGGAGGATATCAGGGACAACAGCCGTATCGTAACGCCTTTCGGTAAAGCGAAATACGCCTCCATCAGCAGTGAGGATATCGCAAGGGTGGCTGCTGCAATTTTACTGGACCCGGCATCGCATGCGGGTAAGATTTATCCTTTGTTCGGGCCGCAGGAGCTGACCCAGTATGAGGTGGCCAAAATCCTGTCAGACCAGGTCGGCAGAACGATCTCTTATATTGAAGTGGAACCTGAAGCTTTCGGGCAGATCGTCAGCGAAAGCGACTCGCCGTTTAACAGGCCTTTCAATATCCAGCATTTTATCGGTATCGCCTATATGTTCAGGTCCGGCCGGCTTGAGGGAATGAACAATAACGTGGAAGAGATCACCGGTACCAAACCCAGGTCTTTTGCTGAATTTATCTCGGAGCGACCCGGGTTATTCGGGTAA
- a CDS encoding helix-turn-helix domain-containing protein — MDDKAKAREARIQFGRKLVLERAYRVMSLEQLAERTGISTSVLSAIEEGTTDFPIDYMLLIFDALDIDGKDFFTDFK; from the coding sequence ATGGATGACAAAGCAAAAGCCCGGGAGGCCCGTATACAGTTTGGTCGTAAACTGGTACTCGAGCGGGCATACCGTGTGATGAGCCTGGAACAATTAGCAGAACGTACCGGTATCTCCACCTCCGTGCTCAGCGCCATAGAAGAGGGTACCACTGATTTTCCGATAGACTATATGCTGCTCATTTTTGATGCGCTTGATATTGATGGAAAAGACTTTTTTACAGATTTCAAATAA